One window from the genome of Mauremys mutica isolate MM-2020 ecotype Southern chromosome 4, ASM2049712v1, whole genome shotgun sequence encodes:
- the LOC123368434 gene encoding 39S ribosomal protein L21, mitochondrial-like, translating into MMAAAAACGQLLGPGRQRADPAAASLLWSTVRSERSQSTSLQQGIIAKTSLSSPPWPEVKLPDPLEEAKYHAKVVQKVNEMIATGQYGRLFAVVHFASKQWKVTSEDLILMENVLPAECGDRIRLEKVLLVGADDFTLIGKPLLGKYLVRVEATVIEKIESWPRINMRFWKRHNYQRKKIIVQPQMVLQINTIEIAPCLS; encoded by the coding sequence ATGATGGCggcggcggcagcctgcgggcaGCTCCTGGGGCCTGGGCGGCAGCGGGCGGACCCCGCGGCAGCCTCTCTGTTGTGGTCTACAGTTCGAAGcgagagatctcaaagcacttcactacAGCAAGGAATTATTGCCAAAACATCATTGTCCTCACCCCCATGGCCCGAAGTCAAACTGCCAGATCCACTAGAAGAGGCAAAGTACCATGCAAAGGTCGTGCAAAAGGTGAATGAGATGATTGCCACTGGGCAGTACGGAAGGCTCTTTGCTGTGGTTCACTTTGCCAGTAAGCAATGGAAGGTAACCAGTGAAGATTTGATTTTAATGGAAAACGTGCTGCCAGCTGAATGTGGAGACCGAATCCGACTGGAGAAGGTTTTGCTGGTTGGTGCTGATGACTTCACGCTTATTGGAAAGCCACTTCTGGGGAAATATCTTGTCCGTGTGGAAGCCACAGTTATCGAGAAAATAGAATCTTGGCCAAGAATTAACATGAGATTTTGGAAAAGGCACAATTATCAAAGGAAGAAAATTATCGTGCAGCCACAGATGGTCCTCCAGATAAACACCATAGAAATTGCTCCCTGCTTGTCATGA